The sequence gatgggtaacatgacttgtgggtaaagatgcgcaacctctgcagagtgtaaaactggtatactagccgtgctcacggtcatgagcagctcggaccctcacatgattaacttatggaactaaattcaatttgtcatacgcattgcatcgcaggtgatgttgttacttctgttctactatttaattgggttggtatttacttatacttagtaattgctaataaaattttgaccaactttaaaagcaatgctcagcttcaaccatctccgttggtaagccttacacttcacatgagctcccatctttggcgagttcattcacattattccccacaacttgttgagcgatgaacgtatgtgagctcactcttgctgtctcacacccccccacaggtcaagagcaggtactacaggatgaggcgcgtggaggatgctgtgatgagttcgtgagtggtctaggtcgtcgtctcccagtcaactttgggttgctggaccgttgtctccatataatgtaattatttatttttttttatagaactcctgttatgtagtaaagttgtgacattcgatcctatgccatgattcatcatatgtgtgagacttggtctcagcacacctggtgattatgtttacgcccggactttggacccctaaaactcgGGTGTTACACCACTGCTACCTATCAGTATTCAATACCACCTCGCTTGCTCATATGCGTTGAAGCGAGCTTAAATGCTCAGCTCTGGAGCAATATACCATGACCACACTTGAACAAGATATGTTCTATAAGATTGCTACGTTATATTTTGCCACTACTACAGTGATACTTTTGTTTATACTAATTTTTACTTTTTGTTAGTCGTATCCATgtttatactaatttttaacttCTATGACAACACATGAGCACATACCTAATATTAATATAAACATTAATATTTGGCGGCTAGCCCATATATCAAAACCAAACATAATAAATAAAACAAAAAAAACCTAGCATAGAAGTGGGTCTATATCAAACTAAGACAAACAACACCGTACATGAAAATAAATGTCTACATATTAAAGTAGGCTGCAACTACAATCTATGAAGATAAAATTATAGAAGTATTAGAAGCCGGTACGAATTAAAGTCAAACGAACAAACTATTAATTTTCACGAAAGATTATTGACGATCGATTGAAGCATCTATGTTTCGCATGGCTGTCCTTTGTTTCAGAGCGACTCAACTCTGGGTGGAGCAGTTATACTCTAAAGTTTAAATTATTTTCTCATAACAAGTAATAGTGGCGGATAAATAACTCTAAACTCCACGTCTGGGTTGTTTTTAGGAGTTTTTAGAGTAGCGAAAGACGTACTCCAACAAAACTGTACTGCAATTATTAAAACTCCATGAAAGTTTGAAACTCTGGAATTATGGTGTTTATGGTGTTTGACATGTTCTTACTGGATCCTCTTTAAATTTCTACACTGGAGTCATACAATGATACAAACACACCTTTAATATTTAAAAAGATTATTTTATTGAAGACGAATTAGTGAGATCTGTACCCATGCGGCACGTTACAGCCTACGTACTGGACTACAGGCGTGCAGCCGCAACAAACCACTGAAGGAGAAAACAACAGACCATCAATGATCTCGAGATCCCCAAATCTCTTTCTTAAGTAGGTACCGCTGCGCCGCAAACCCACCGCTTCCACCATCGCCACCCGTCAGTCCGTCACCCCTCGCGCCCATAGTCCCCTTCCCCATACCATGTCCGACCTCCACCCGCCGGAGCACCAAGTCGCCGGCCACCGCGCCTCCGCCAGCAAGCTGGGCCCGCTCATCGACGGCTCCGGCCTCTTCTACAAGCCGCTCCAGGCCGGCGACCGTGGGGAGCACGAGGTCGCCTTCTATGAGGCGTTCTCCGCCCACGCCGCCGTCCCGGCCCGCATCCGAGACACCTTCTTCCCCCGGTTCCACGGCACGCGACTCCTCCCCACCGAGGCGCAGCCCGGGGAGCCGCATCCTCACCTCGTCCTCGACGACCTCCTCGCGGGGTTTCAGGCGCCCTGCGTCGCAGACATCAAGATCGGCGCCATCACGTGGCCACCGAGTTCGCCGGAGCCCTACATCGCCAAGTGCCTCGCCAAGGACCGCGGGACCACGAGCGTTCTGCTCGGATTCCGCGTCTCCGGCGTCCGAGTCGTCGGCCCCGAGGGCGCCGTGTGGCGGACGGAGCGCCCGGAGGTGAAGGCCATGGACACCGCCGGCGTCCGCCGCGTGCTCCGGCGCTACGTGTCATCCGTTGCCGACGAGGGGATGGACTGTGCGCTCGCCGCGGCGGTGTACGGAGGAAAAGGTGGAGTCTTGTCACAGCTGCGCGAGCTCAAGGCGTGGTTCGAGGAGCAGACTCTGTTCCACTTCTACTCGGCGTCGATTCTTCTGGGCTATGATGCTGCTGCAGTCGCAGCAGGCGGAGATGGGGGTGGGGTGACGGTGAAGCTGGTGGACTTTGCCCATGTGGCCGAGGGTGATGGGGTGATTGACCACAACTTCCTGGGCGGGCTCTGCTCGCTGATCAAGTTCGTTTCTGACATTGTTCCGGAGACTCCTCATACGCAGCCTTTGGGTCCTTCTTAAGAGAGGATCCTGGCATTTCGATTTGATAACAAAGGTAATGCTCACCCTTGATATGTTAATTGCTCTTTTTGTTTGTTAGATGTACTGCTTTATATGAAGGCATTGTCGTATTGATAGTAGATATCGGTTCAATGATGTAAAGTAGAATAAGAAATTTTCGCATGGCTTAGATTAGATTTTGTGTTGCCATGGGAGCAGGGGATAAAGTGGATGGAAAGATTCGTTCATGTCTCTGTGGTCCTCAAATCTTCTTCGACGTTTGATCTTCTGAATAAAAGAATATAATATTGTCACCTCAGCAAAAGCTAGGACACCAAAAGAAACAATTGATTATGCATCTGGCGATGTTATTGGTAGACTGGAACATGCTATTTAAAAGTGGAGGTATTTGTTCTGAATACATTTTTACTTGATTGTTGAGTGGTATGTGTAGCACGAAAATAATTCAAGGGAATCAAGGTATTGGAATTTGAATATATTGTTATTACAGCCTCCGAATTTGTTAAATGATTCTAAAATTATTTGCATTCCTGATAATGGGGGTCATGGATTGGTCTTACCCTTTGAAGTGGGATATGTTATACAGTGAAGACAAGCCTTATAGCAACTCCATCAGATCCCTTATATTACGTATTTTGTAGGACAGTACCCTAAAACCATTTCAGCTTTTAGGCGAGCACTGTTGCAGAAAATTACCTTAAATTTGTCTTCTATATTTTTAGGAATAGGGGAGAGGTGGTTCTCTCCTTTGATCCTTTCTTTAGGCGAGAAAGGGCTGTTTTAGGGGATGTCTTAAAAATTATAGGTGGGATATGAGATAGGAGATCTGTTGCTGCACCTCTATCTCCAAAAATGTTACTCTCTCCGTACCAAAATAGTATTCGTTTTAGCTCTTAGTTTTTATGTATATATTCAAATAGATGACAATGAATGTAGACACAtatatataaaacacatacatcaagTATAAATGCATTAATTctctaaaacgaattttaatttgggacAGCGAGTAGCTTTTAGGTATAAGATATTTAGACAGGAGATCTGGGGTAGATGCATGGTTGATCACTAAGGCAGTAATGTACTGGTTTCCATCTAGCTACGTTAGGCATTTACTGCTCAAGTCATTCATGCTTTTACTCAATAAGAAGGATAGAGATTGTGTGCAGGGGTGACGCCAGGGAGGGGCAGAGGGGGCAATGTCCCCCCTAATCCTCACCTAATTTTATAAGAGCCACTAATTTTCCTAGCTATTCACCATGTAAATAATGTAAAATACCTCGTAGTAGCCCCCCTCAATTTGATTTGTCCCCCTAAACTCAAATTCTGGCTTcaccctgtcacacccggattttaggggtctaaaacccgggcgcgaacataaacaccaggtgtgctgggaccaagtctcacacatatgatgcatagtggcacaggatcgaatgtcacatctttactatataacatgagttctatactaaataattacatcatatgaggaaacgatccagcaacccaaagttgactgggagacgacggcctagaccactcaagaACTCATCaccgcatcctccacgcgcctcatcctgtggtacctgctcttgacctgtggggggtgtgagacagcaagagtgagctcacatacgttcatcgctcaacaagttgtggggaataatgtgcatgaactcgccaaaggtgggagctcacgtgaagtgtaaggcttaccaaagagaatggttagagctgagcattgcttttaaagttggtcaaaattttattagcaattactaagtataagtaaataccaacccaattaagtagtagaacaaagtaacaacatcacctgcaatgcgatgcatatgacaaattgaatttaagttccataatttaatcatgtgagtgtccgagccgctcatgaccgtgagcacggctagtataccagttttacactctgcagaggttgcgcatctttacccacaagtcatgttacccatctgccaagggatcgcgacttcccatacacctctaccgaggaggcgaggcagggtaacactacgaggcctttacaaagttccactagcttcagaaaacccgctacagtttataggaagctccaatgcaggaatcccttgcaggaccgccatcgcagcaaaatcctcccgagggcctccctacactgaccactcccctactgcccttgcccctttcgggtaaggtagtcttccactagctttcctaattaatcggccaagggcgtcccattaaactcttgtggtagcactgttttcccgggtggttctccatgttccaattaacataatgatcttatcatgaacagtaaataacaactgataacaaaagtatgaataatatgtatctcaatgcccaaaaccacatatagcactagcaagtactacccagaaagtttagtggtaaacaaggcataaagatagacaaactagggtaacctattaggtcccatcaaattaacctatgcagatcattatgattaattagaacatgagtaggtaaaagaagtgatcaagggcacaacttgcctgggacttgagatgccaggtaccaacttgctcttcagatgacacgtgtcctcactactaaacgtagcaatacaaacaaacatggtataggcaaaattaacattacaccaaacataagcaaaaactgcgtaataatgatctacgcgttgctacgagatcgtgagttcgagaactactaaaatcggagttatggttaaggAGTTTTGATTTACGGAAGATAAAAGTGATTttcatattaaactatattataaattggttaatatacatcATATAAGAAAATATACTCCAAATGGTTAAGTAaaatttaatccagattataactTGTTTAGAAATCATATTATATTAAATTTATAATTATAGATATGTCAACCTTGATTAGAAGAGTTAGTCTACTAATcataagttaaataaatatctaagtatAAAAGTACTTTATATGCTACAAACAATGTTATTAATACTTAGAAAATATTTTTGTgaagctaacgcaatttgaatggactaaaacagagttaaaatgaatgagttatggaataaacaagtttctaTGTATTTTTAACATTTATTTTATGAATTTCTAGGATTTATGGTCTGCGAGCATAAATTCTCGAGAACGCAGGGGCTAAAACATAATGTTCTGGGCTCAGCTGTAATTTATTTTGGCCTAGAAAGGATGGCGGGTATATTTTTAAAAATCGCAGGGTCTCTTTTGAAAAATGACCAGGGCTGAAGGGGTATGGCCACGATTTAATCTCGACCGTACATTGCAAGATCTACGGTTCCCAGGTCATCTTCCACCTCTCGTTTGAACCGTGGGGCGAGGGAAAACCACGACGGTTGCGCTATTGCCGTGGTAGGCGATCTAGCATCCTGGTGGTTCCTACTGGCGTGTCTAGGGAATATACAGGAAATAGGAACGGCGAATCTATGGATAGAAAATTTACCGGCGCCAATACGTAGAGGAACTCGGCCACGGCGCAACAATCCGACTATGCACTCCTTGTCATGAATGATTTTCCGGCTACCAGGTTCCTTGCAGCGCTCGGGAGATGGTGCAGGCTGGTGATGACTACGGCGGCGGCGAGGCTTTTCCGTCCCTATCTGTCTGCCCCGATGGTGCCCCTATGGAGTTTGTTTGGTTGGCTTGGATAAGCGGTGGACAAGGTACGCGTGTATATATATACTCTTCGCAGAGAAGTCCGGCTGGGAGAAGCGAGCAGACTTTGCCGGATTTCACGCAACCAAACCGCTCGACGCTCGGGAGCATGTTTGTTTAGCGAAGACGGGGCGGCTTTTAATTGCATGCAGATATCACTGCGATGATATTTACGGTTTtagaattaaagaaaacaagaaatacACCCATGGCATGATCACGTGAAGGGAGTTGGAAAAATAAATGGGCCCGCACAAGTGCCTTTGGTCGACGTGATACCAGGTGAGTTTTCTTCGCCTCTTTTTTtcttattttattttctatttcggtttttggtTCAAATTTGGTTCAAATTACAATTTCAACTATGTTTTAAATTTGCAAACTTAAGTTCAAATGCACGTATCAGAAACACAGCATAAGATGCAACTGTATTCATTTATCAAGCAAATGAAAATCAATAAGAATAATTCATGTAAGATGTTTTACAATAataattattaaagaaaatatttcaaacacatagccacattttagaagtataataaaataaatatataatcttcacatatttatttaaaaggATATAATTTCTTATGTAAACTCTATATTAAGAACTAGTTTAACTTTTTTTAGAGAATAGATCTTTAACACAAATGATAGCTCACATAGGAATCTTTTAGGTAATCTCTTATTTGAAAACATATTTATTTAAATTAATAAATGAGTTTCCTAATTTATTTAGGATGTGATTTTCGAGTGTTACACACCCCCATGTGTAGA is a genomic window of Zea mays cultivar B73 chromosome 5, Zm-B73-REFERENCE-NAM-5.0, whole genome shotgun sequence containing:
- the LOC100280570 gene encoding inositol hexaphosphate kinase, encoding MSDLHPPEHQVAGHRASASKLGPLIDGSGLFYKPLQAGDRGEHEVAFYEAFSAHAAVPARIRDTFFPRFHGTRLLPTEAQPGEPHPHLVLDDLLAGFQAPCVADIKIGAITWPPSSPEPYIAKCLAKDRGTTSVLLGFRVSGVRVVGPEGAVWRTERPEVKAMDTAGVRRVLRRYVSSVADEGMDCALAAAVYGGKGGVLSQLRELKAWFEEQTLFHFYSASILLGYDAAAVAAGGDGGGVTVKLVDFAHVAEGDGVIDHNFLGGLCSLIKFVSDIVPETPHTQPLGPS